A DNA window from Sporosarcina sp. ANT_H38 contains the following coding sequences:
- a CDS encoding sugar diacid recognition domain-containing protein — MLTKQLADEIVEQTMIRLNRNLNVMDTNGMILASGEKIRINKIHEGAAFVAKTEEVLWITEENMAEWHGTKPGVNMPIHFQQQLVGVIGITGNPVDLREIATLVQLTTEMMVHQSLITSRAEWKRKMKELIFEELVSGEPLSLIVKERLSLLGFSIKNPFVTLLIEFKSFAPSSQRIIEKLEDQFEKNTVLIGHSQLNEIFILISGMTETTLKRKLSTLLPILQKDSFVRIGVGYSVDSLDEIRYSYTTAKNALLFAQTTQHLIYFEDVELLALLKRDSSSSETARFSNRVLNGLNEQLRHSLSVYFSCNQNNSIAASTLEIHRHTLKYRLRKIEEISGYNPSLFHDAVLLKIALLLDEK; from the coding sequence ATGTTAACAAAACAACTTGCTGATGAAATTGTTGAGCAAACCATGATTCGATTGAACCGTAATTTGAATGTCATGGATACAAATGGAATGATTTTAGCTTCGGGCGAGAAAATACGAATCAATAAAATACATGAAGGCGCAGCATTTGTAGCGAAGACGGAGGAAGTTTTGTGGATAACGGAGGAAAACATGGCGGAATGGCATGGTACAAAACCAGGTGTTAACATGCCGATTCATTTCCAACAACAATTAGTTGGTGTCATTGGTATAACTGGTAATCCTGTAGACCTAAGAGAGATTGCAACACTTGTACAATTAACAACTGAAATGATGGTGCACCAATCGCTCATTACTTCACGCGCAGAATGGAAACGAAAGATGAAAGAGCTTATTTTCGAAGAATTAGTGAGTGGTGAACCTCTTTCTCTGATCGTTAAGGAGAGGCTTTCCCTTTTGGGATTTAGCATAAAAAACCCTTTCGTAACGCTATTAATTGAATTTAAAAGTTTCGCACCGTCCTCACAGAGAATTATTGAAAAGTTGGAGGATCAATTTGAAAAAAACACCGTTCTTATTGGGCATTCACAGCTAAATGAAATATTCATTTTAATAAGCGGAATGACGGAAACTACTTTGAAGAGAAAACTTTCTACATTACTTCCTATTTTGCAGAAAGACTCCTTCGTCAGAATCGGCGTTGGCTATTCCGTAGATTCTTTAGATGAAATTCGCTATTCCTATACCACCGCAAAAAATGCATTACTATTTGCACAAACAACACAGCATCTTATCTACTTTGAGGACGTAGAATTGTTGGCTCTGTTGAAAAGGGACTCTTCGTCTAGTGAAACGGCAAGGTTTTCCAATAGGGTTTTGAATGGGTTGAATGAACAATTGAGACATTCACTTTCCGTCTACTTTTCTTGCAATCAGAACAACTCGATAGCAGCCTCAACCTTAGAAATCCACCGTCACACATTGAAGTACCGACTTCGGAAAATAGAAGAAATAAGCGGCTATAACCCTTCCCTCTTTCACGATGCAGTATTATTGAAAATTGCTCTTTTACTAGATGAAAAATAA
- a CDS encoding glycerate kinase, with translation MKVVIAPDSFKGSLTAVQAAQAIAAGIRDADSSIETVMLPAADGGEGTMDSLVGATDGKIVSVIVQDPLGRKVEACYGILGDEEVCVIEIAEASGLMLLQEYERNPLVTSTYGTGELIVHALDAGLRNFIIGLGGSATNDGGVGMLQALGMCFVDEDRVELPRGGGSLGDLHTIDIIRFDKRISESNFLVACDVENPFVGPDGASVVFGPQKGASLAMVNVLDRNLTKLANIVEQQTGISLQGKKGSGAAGGAGGAFQAFFPGEMKQGIQVVLDAISFDEYVTDSDLVITGEGKTDSQTLSGKTPFGVAKVAQRKGKPVILISGAIDEESRNLLAPMFNELHAVADGTVSSKESIEHASHYLRAKTKRVMENYLTKK, from the coding sequence ATTAAAGTAGTCATAGCGCCAGATTCATTTAAAGGTAGTTTGACAGCCGTTCAAGCAGCGCAAGCAATTGCGGCAGGAATTCGTGATGCTGATTCCTCTATAGAGACAGTAATGCTACCTGCGGCTGATGGTGGTGAGGGAACAATGGACAGCTTGGTTGGAGCCACTGATGGAAAAATTGTATCTGTCATTGTACAAGATCCTCTCGGCCGGAAAGTTGAGGCGTGTTATGGCATTTTAGGGGATGAAGAAGTATGCGTCATTGAAATCGCAGAAGCTTCCGGATTAATGCTTTTACAGGAATATGAAAGAAATCCACTAGTTACATCGACTTATGGCACCGGCGAGTTAATTGTTCATGCACTTGACGCGGGCTTACGTAATTTTATTATCGGGCTTGGTGGCAGTGCAACGAACGACGGTGGTGTCGGGATGTTACAGGCATTAGGAATGTGCTTTGTTGATGAAGACAGAGTGGAATTGCCGAGGGGCGGGGGCTCACTTGGAGACCTTCATACAATCGACATAATTCGTTTTGATAAAAGAATTTCTGAAAGCAATTTTCTCGTCGCATGTGATGTAGAAAATCCATTTGTCGGACCTGATGGCGCTTCTGTTGTTTTTGGTCCTCAAAAAGGGGCTTCCCTAGCAATGGTAAATGTCCTCGATAGAAATTTAACAAAGTTAGCCAATATTGTAGAACAACAAACTGGTATTTCTCTCCAAGGGAAAAAAGGTTCGGGTGCGGCTGGGGGTGCAGGGGGTGCATTCCAGGCGTTCTTTCCAGGAGAAATGAAACAGGGAATCCAAGTCGTGTTAGATGCAATCTCGTTTGATGAATATGTAACTGACTCCGATCTAGTTATTACAGGGGAAGGCAAAACGGATAGTCAGACGTTATCGGGTAAAACACCATTTGGCGTTGCTAAAGTAGCGCAGAGGAAAGGGAAGCCAGTCATTCTTATTTCAGGTGCTATAGATGAAGAAAGCCGGAATCTATTAGCCCCCATGTTCAACGAACTGCATGCGGTTGCAGATGGGACGGTTTCATCAAAAGAGTCTATAGAACATGCAAGTCATTATTTAAGAGCAAAAACAAAGCGGGTAATGGAGAATTACTTGACTAAAAAATAA
- a CDS encoding peptide MFS transporter — protein sequence MTQLTKKEIVESVPQKGFFGHPKGLFTLFFTEFWERFSYYGMRAILVYYMYYEVSSGGLGLDKTVALSIVSIYGSLVYMSGIIGGWLADRIFGTSKAIFYGGIFIMLGHIALAIPGNISMFFVSMILIVIGTGLLKPNVSSVVGDIYPENDNRRDAGFSIFYMGINLGAFISPLIVGSLMETSFHLGFGVAAIGMFFGLLVFILTKKKSLGLAGMQVANPLLPSEKRKVFSIFAIAAIVIGILVAIAIPQGWLTFESFIVIVGILGFLIPTVYFVVMYRSPKTNDVERSRIIAFIPLFLASVMFWAIQEQGSTILAVYADTRTNLNIFGYQISPAFFQSFNPLFIITLAPVFAWLWMKLGDRQPNIPQKFSLGLLFAGLSFIVILLPSYFGGSDSLVNPLWLILSIFVVVLGELCLSPVGLSATTKLAPAAFSAQTMSLWFLSNAAAQALNAQLVKLYTPETEMMYFGIIGGTAILLSILLFAVSPIIQRFMKGVR from the coding sequence ATGACACAGCTAACTAAGAAAGAGATCGTGGAGAGCGTCCCGCAAAAAGGATTCTTCGGACACCCGAAAGGTTTGTTCACATTATTCTTCACGGAATTCTGGGAGCGTTTTTCATATTACGGTATGAGAGCAATCCTCGTGTACTATATGTACTACGAAGTATCAAGTGGCGGACTTGGATTAGATAAAACAGTTGCCTTGTCCATCGTGTCTATCTACGGTTCTCTGGTTTATATGTCAGGTATTATAGGCGGATGGCTGGCGGATAGGATATTCGGTACATCAAAAGCAATTTTTTATGGTGGAATATTCATTATGCTTGGTCATATTGCACTTGCAATTCCCGGTAACATTTCAATGTTCTTCGTTTCAATGATCCTCATCGTAATTGGGACAGGATTACTAAAACCAAACGTCTCCAGTGTTGTTGGCGACATTTATCCTGAAAACGACAACCGTCGCGATGCAGGATTCAGTATTTTCTACATGGGTATTAACTTGGGTGCATTCATCTCACCACTTATCGTCGGAAGTTTAATGGAAACAAGTTTCCATTTAGGATTCGGTGTTGCAGCAATTGGTATGTTTTTCGGATTATTAGTTTTCATCTTGACGAAAAAGAAAAGTCTTGGCTTGGCAGGTATGCAAGTGGCAAATCCACTGCTACCGTCTGAGAAAAGAAAAGTATTCTCAATTTTCGCAATTGCGGCTATAGTTATTGGAATTCTAGTTGCAATAGCCATCCCTCAAGGCTGGTTGACTTTCGAATCATTCATTGTAATTGTCGGTATCCTCGGCTTCCTTATACCAACGGTTTATTTCGTTGTTATGTATAGGAGTCCGAAAACGAATGATGTGGAAAGGTCAAGAATAATTGCGTTCATTCCACTTTTCTTGGCGTCCGTCATGTTTTGGGCAATCCAAGAGCAAGGGTCAACAATTCTTGCGGTCTATGCAGATACACGAACGAACCTTAATATCTTTGGCTATCAAATTTCACCAGCCTTTTTCCAATCATTCAACCCATTGTTCATCATTACATTGGCCCCTGTCTTTGCATGGCTATGGATGAAACTTGGTGATCGACAACCAAATATTCCACAGAAGTTCTCACTAGGTCTTCTGTTTGCAGGATTGTCGTTTATCGTTATTTTGCTGCCAAGCTATTTCGGCGGCTCAGACTCACTTGTGAACCCACTCTGGCTCATCCTAAGCATCTTCGTCGTAGTGTTAGGAGAACTTTGCTTATCACCAGTAGGACTCTCGGCAACGACGAAACTGGCGCCTGCAGCGTTCTCTGCACAGACAATGAGTCTGTGGTTCCTATCGAACGCAGCTGCACAAGCGCTTAACGCACAACTCGTTAAATTATATACACCTGAAACTGAAATGATGTATTTCGGAATCATCGGCGGAACAGCGATTCTATTAAGTATCCTCTTATTCGCAGTGTCGCCGATTATCCAGCGGTTTATGAAAGGTGTTCGTTAA
- a CDS encoding ABC-F family ATP-binding cassette domain-containing protein has translation MSQLIIENLTKTVGEKTLFKNIAFTVISGEKVGLLGINGTGKSTLLSIIAGIEQADTISADHPNRYRIVYLPQEPEIDLELTVMETVFKSDAPIIKVNLEYEYALQALSANPESTLNQERYSKFQIEMDDLSGWDINSKARTILSKLGIETFDKKMGELSGGQKKRVTLAKVLIEPADLLLLDEPTNHLDVDSIMWLSDYLKNEQGAVIFVTHDRYFLDELSTNIYELADKTLYAHTGNYGNYLESKAIRAEMAASTDDKLRNRYRSELKWIRRGAKARSTKQKARIDRFDDLAEKVKKEDTGGEMEVALKSTRLGKKVIEAVSISKSFGGRKIINEFSSILQSGDRIAVVGPNGAGKTTLLNMFSGESEPDSGIIDKGTTVKIAHFQQHAPLMDEKKRIIEYIRDTSNDIEGADGARISASQMLERFLFPTKAHGTPIGKLSGGERKRLYLLKLLMEQPNVMLLDEPTNDLDLETLSVLETFIDTFPGVVITISHDRFFLDRTSTKLWVMDGSGNVDTWFGIYSDFLETYVPKEKVIHEPIVEVEKPVQQEQKKKMSYAEKKEYETIESAIETVEKSIEATEAEMASTGSDYDKLRELTAKLEELNSKYDTLIERWSFLQELNKS, from the coding sequence ATGAGTCAATTGATTATCGAAAACCTCACGAAGACTGTTGGGGAGAAAACATTATTTAAAAATATAGCGTTTACAGTCATAAGCGGAGAAAAAGTGGGCCTGCTCGGCATCAATGGAACAGGTAAATCGACGTTACTGTCAATCATTGCAGGAATTGAACAAGCTGATACGATTTCGGCCGATCATCCGAATAGATACCGCATTGTTTATCTGCCACAAGAGCCCGAAATTGATCTGGAACTTACAGTAATGGAAACAGTTTTCAAGAGTGATGCACCGATTATCAAGGTTAACTTGGAATATGAGTACGCACTTCAAGCACTTTCGGCCAATCCGGAATCTACACTAAACCAGGAGCGATATTCTAAGTTTCAAATCGAGATGGACGATCTATCCGGCTGGGATATAAACTCAAAAGCACGGACGATTTTGTCTAAACTTGGTATTGAAACGTTCGATAAAAAGATGGGTGAGCTTTCTGGCGGACAGAAAAAACGTGTAACGCTTGCAAAAGTATTAATTGAGCCTGCCGATCTCTTATTGCTCGATGAACCGACAAACCATCTCGATGTAGATTCAATAATGTGGCTATCAGATTACTTGAAAAATGAACAAGGAGCTGTCATCTTTGTTACCCATGACCGCTACTTTTTGGACGAGTTATCAACTAATATCTATGAACTTGCAGATAAAACGTTATATGCACATACAGGTAACTACGGGAATTATCTTGAATCGAAAGCCATTCGCGCAGAGATGGCTGCATCGACGGACGATAAACTCCGAAATCGCTACCGTTCTGAACTGAAATGGATTAGACGAGGTGCGAAAGCTAGATCGACAAAGCAAAAAGCACGGATTGACCGCTTTGATGACCTAGCTGAGAAAGTCAAAAAAGAAGACACGGGCGGAGAAATGGAAGTCGCGCTTAAGTCAACACGTCTTGGTAAAAAGGTGATTGAAGCAGTCAGCATCTCAAAGTCGTTCGGTGGAAGAAAAATCATTAATGAATTCTCAAGTATCCTTCAATCGGGTGATCGTATCGCGGTTGTTGGACCTAACGGGGCAGGGAAAACGACGTTGTTGAATATGTTTTCTGGAGAAAGTGAACCGGACAGCGGAATCATTGACAAAGGAACGACAGTGAAAATTGCTCATTTCCAACAACATGCGCCACTTATGGATGAGAAAAAACGGATTATCGAATATATTCGTGATACCTCTAATGATATCGAAGGTGCTGATGGCGCAAGAATTTCAGCTTCACAAATGTTGGAACGGTTTTTATTCCCTACAAAAGCACACGGTACACCCATCGGCAAATTATCCGGTGGCGAGCGAAAAAGACTTTATTTATTGAAACTACTGATGGAACAACCAAACGTCATGTTGTTGGATGAGCCGACGAATGACCTTGACCTTGAGACCCTTTCTGTACTGGAAACGTTCATCGATACATTCCCTGGCGTTGTCATCACAATCTCTCATGACCGGTTCTTCCTAGACCGTACGTCAACAAAACTATGGGTAATGGATGGATCAGGGAATGTCGACACATGGTTTGGTATCTATTCTGACTTCCTTGAAACCTATGTGCCTAAAGAAAAGGTGATACATGAGCCGATTGTTGAGGTAGAAAAACCGGTTCAACAGGAACAAAAAAAGAAAATGTCGTACGCAGAAAAGAAAGAGTACGAAACAATTGAGTCAGCAATCGAAACTGTAGAGAAGTCGATCGAAGCGACAGAGGCAGAAATGGCATCCACTGGCTCCGATTACGATAAACTAAGAGAACTGACGGCGAAACTTGAAGAACTAAACAGCAAATACGACACACTCATTGAACGTTGGTCTTTTTTACAAGAATTGAATAAGTCCTAA
- a CDS encoding conserved virulence factor C family protein, producing the protein MKIVTIEPTPSPNSMKIVLDTELAKGTSHNYKKSDAETASFPASALLNIHGVKGIYHVMNFMAVERISNVAWESILADVQAVFNDEQSEQTEPIEEIDDNYGEVYVHVQTYKDIPLQVKVFDSESEERFGLSERFVQAMEKVHGRDVENYVLLRKWADYGIRYGEKTEIGETVIQEIEAAYTEERLQAIIRQVNEGQSESIQRGRKISLEEFSVDQWETRFQLLDQIPDPDMTDAPLLERALDDEKMSIRRLATVYLGMIEDDAVIPYVEKALKDKSWAVRRTAGDCMSDLGFEGFEKAAIETLNDKNKLVRWRAAMFLYETGTDRALPALKEVENDPEFEVKLQIRMAIARIAEGEDAKGSVWKQMTEARAVSKE; encoded by the coding sequence TTGAAAATAGTAACGATTGAGCCAACACCAAGCCCTAACTCCATGAAAATCGTGCTCGACACAGAATTAGCAAAAGGGACGAGTCATAATTATAAAAAAAGTGATGCGGAAACAGCGTCTTTTCCAGCTTCAGCATTACTGAACATTCATGGCGTAAAAGGAATCTATCACGTCATGAACTTCATGGCGGTCGAACGAATTAGTAATGTCGCATGGGAATCAATTCTTGCTGACGTTCAAGCCGTTTTCAATGATGAACAGAGTGAGCAGACAGAACCAATAGAAGAGATTGATGACAACTATGGGGAAGTATACGTACACGTTCAAACCTACAAAGATATCCCTCTTCAAGTGAAAGTATTCGATAGCGAATCTGAAGAACGCTTTGGACTAAGTGAACGTTTTGTGCAAGCGATGGAAAAGGTTCATGGACGTGATGTGGAGAACTATGTTTTACTACGTAAATGGGCAGATTATGGAATCCGTTACGGAGAAAAAACTGAAATCGGTGAAACGGTTATTCAGGAGATAGAGGCGGCATATACAGAAGAACGTTTGCAAGCTATTATCCGTCAGGTGAATGAAGGACAAAGTGAAAGTATCCAGCGTGGAAGAAAAATTTCACTAGAGGAGTTTTCAGTTGACCAATGGGAGACTAGATTCCAACTGCTAGATCAAATTCCTGACCCCGACATGACGGATGCACCACTTCTTGAACGCGCACTGGACGATGAAAAAATGTCAATTAGACGTCTCGCAACGGTCTATCTTGGTATGATTGAAGACGATGCTGTTATTCCATATGTTGAAAAAGCACTTAAAGATAAAAGTTGGGCAGTGCGTCGGACGGCGGGAGACTGCATGAGTGACCTTGGTTTCGAAGGGTTCGAAAAGGCTGCAATCGAAACATTGAATGATAAAAACAAACTGGTTCGCTGGCGTGCTGCTATGTTTTTATACGAAACAGGAACTGACAGGGCGTTGCCTGCTTTGAAAGAGGTTGAAAACGATCCAGAGTTTGAAGTTAAACTCCAAATCCGTATGGCAATTGCGCGAATTGCTGAAGGCGAAGATGCTAAAGGTTCCGTTTGGAAGCAAATGACAGAGGCGCGTGCAGTTTCAAAAGAGTAA
- a CDS encoding ABC transporter ATP-binding protein: protein MNKIIEVERLSKSFGKVKAVNDISFYVEEGALFSFLGTNGAGKSTTISILLTLLQQDSGFVLVNGYTVGKHDQAIRQEIGVVFQESLLDPLLTVKENLAIRGSFYGLARQERNAAITRVMDIVDIQSISNRSYGKLSGGQRRRVDIARALIHKPNILILDEPTTGLDPESRKNIWATILQLQKETGMTVFLTTHYIEEAANSDYVVVMKEGSIVAKGTPEQLKNDYSTDLLMISTDRADELRSLLTLDGLDFNEERSLFHICLSDTTDAIPILAKFASFITSFEVKKSSLDDVFIAINGKVVN from the coding sequence ATGAATAAAATAATTGAAGTAGAGCGCCTGTCCAAGTCATTCGGGAAAGTCAAAGCTGTTAACGACATCAGTTTCTATGTAGAAGAAGGCGCCCTCTTTTCTTTTTTAGGTACGAATGGCGCCGGGAAATCGACGACCATCTCAATTCTCTTGACGCTCCTTCAGCAAGACAGTGGTTTTGTCTTAGTAAATGGTTATACTGTCGGAAAACACGACCAAGCTATTCGCCAGGAAATCGGTGTTGTATTTCAAGAGAGCTTACTTGATCCTTTATTGACCGTTAAAGAGAATTTAGCGATTCGGGGATCTTTTTATGGGCTTGCTCGGCAAGAGCGTAACGCTGCGATTACTCGAGTAATGGATATCGTCGATATACAGTCTATTTCGAATCGATCTTACGGGAAATTATCGGGTGGACAACGACGGCGAGTGGATATTGCGCGCGCACTTATTCATAAACCGAACATCTTAATTTTAGACGAACCGACGACTGGGCTTGATCCGGAAAGCCGGAAAAACATATGGGCAACCATACTGCAACTTCAAAAAGAAACAGGTATGACTGTTTTTCTCACCACACATTACATTGAAGAAGCAGCGAATTCGGATTATGTTGTAGTTATGAAAGAAGGTAGTATTGTTGCAAAAGGAACTCCTGAACAGTTAAAAAATGACTATTCAACGGATTTACTGATGATTTCCACAGATCGAGCAGATGAACTGCGTAGCTTGCTTACATTAGATGGACTGGATTTCAATGAAGAAAGATCACTTTTTCACATCTGCCTTAGCGATACGACGGATGCGATACCGATTTTAGCGAAATTCGCTTCTTTCATCACTTCTTTTGAAGTGAAAAAATCCAGTTTGGATGATGTCTTTATCGCCATCAATGGAAAGGTCGTGAATTAG
- a CDS encoding ABC transporter permease: MIAFAKRNILLYFRDKATVFFSLLAVIILIALYVLFLGDMTAKGLPDFPAKKAVLTSWFIAGILAVTSMTTTLGSFGILVEDRANKTYMDFYSSPISRANLVGGYIVSALVVGFIMCMLALLASNMYLYVSGESVLSFGKMIAAGGVVILSVLASGSMVLLLVSFFKTSNAFAAASTVIGTLLGFLAGIYIPIGGLPDYIQAVVKIFPVSHSAALFRQLIMDAPLLEAFSTAPVAVKQAFEIDMGILYNINGKKTTPFFSIMYLSATTLLFFGLSLLVMRRKSK; encoded by the coding sequence ATGATAGCATTCGCTAAACGGAATATATTATTGTACTTCAGGGATAAAGCCACAGTCTTTTTCTCGCTTCTTGCCGTCATTATTTTAATTGCTCTGTACGTTTTATTCTTAGGAGATATGACAGCCAAAGGGCTTCCGGACTTCCCCGCAAAAAAGGCAGTGCTCACTTCATGGTTCATCGCTGGGATTCTAGCAGTAACTTCAATGACGACAACACTTGGCTCGTTCGGCATTTTGGTTGAAGATCGCGCAAATAAAACATATATGGATTTTTACTCTTCCCCTATTTCACGAGCGAATTTAGTGGGTGGCTATATCGTCAGTGCGTTGGTTGTAGGTTTCATCATGTGCATGTTGGCACTCCTTGCTTCAAATATGTATCTCTATGTTTCTGGAGAATCAGTACTGTCGTTCGGTAAAATGATAGCAGCTGGCGGTGTAGTTATATTATCTGTTTTGGCAAGTGGATCGATGGTGCTTCTTTTGGTTTCCTTTTTCAAAACGTCAAATGCATTTGCTGCAGCAAGCACGGTCATTGGAACACTCCTGGGATTCTTAGCTGGCATCTATATTCCGATTGGCGGCCTGCCTGATTACATCCAAGCAGTTGTCAAGATTTTCCCCGTCTCTCATTCAGCTGCCCTCTTTCGGCAATTAATAATGGATGCCCCCCTACTAGAGGCCTTTTCTACTGCGCCAGTCGCTGTGAAACAAGCATTCGAAATCGATATGGGCATCTTATACAACATCAATGGTAAAAAAACTACTCCCTTTTTTAGTATTATGTATCTCAGTGCTACAACGTTGCTGTTTTTCGGTCTATCCCTGCTTGTTATGAGAAGAAAAAGTAAATAA
- a CDS encoding LytTR family DNA-binding domain-containing protein has protein sequence MLQIPQNGTILTIVFLQKGVVIIRLTIHESEEYDEVEIIIKCQQIDNRLERLIEQIKQTTTTINGTRDGRTYSLVVDNVYYIESIDNRSFLYNEKDVYENDLKLYEIEKMLVGTHFVRISKNLVVNTAYIESVRALFNGKFEASLTNGEIVIVNRHYVKLFKEKFLTRGGK, from the coding sequence TTGTTACAAATTCCACAAAATGGTACGATTCTCACGATAGTATTTTTGCAAAAGGGCGTGGTAATCATTCGTTTGACGATACATGAATCTGAGGAGTATGACGAAGTTGAAATCATTATTAAGTGTCAACAAATTGATAACCGGCTCGAACGATTAATCGAACAGATCAAACAAACAACCACTACAATCAACGGAACGAGAGATGGACGGACGTACTCCCTTGTCGTCGATAACGTATATTATATTGAATCTATCGACAACCGTTCGTTTCTTTACAATGAAAAAGACGTGTATGAAAACGACTTGAAGCTTTACGAGATTGAAAAAATGTTGGTCGGAACACATTTTGTCCGGATCAGTAAAAATTTAGTTGTCAATACGGCGTATATTGAGAGCGTCCGGGCTCTATTCAACGGGAAATTTGAAGCGTCTTTGACAAATGGAGAAATAGTAATTGTTAATAGACATTACGTTAAGTTATTCAAAGAAAAGTTTTTAACGCGAGGTGGCAAATAA
- a CDS encoding GntP family permease, which yields MLFAVITLGVVLIVLLTAVFKVHPFLSLLLGAFFVGIASGMPLLTVVDSVNEGFGGLMKSIGIVIVAGTIIGVILEKSGAAYRMAEVVLRLIGEKRPQLAMSLIGYIVSIPVFCDSGFIILSSLKKALAKRAKVGIASMSVALATGLYATHTLVPPTPGPIAAAGNIGAANYLGTIILMGLFVAIPAVIVGYFWAVKVASKIKVPEDTEEGGLNYEEIVKSFGEMPSTFKAFLPIVLPIILIGIGSIAALTGEVTGFINFLRFLGAPSVALLFGVLAAFMLLPKFNEETLSGWIGEALKQAAPILLITGAGGAFGKVISNSGVADLIANMNMDALAGGALFLLIPFIIAAALKTAQGSSTAALVITSTLIAPLLPSFGIEGAIPLALVVMAIGAGAMTVSHVNDSFFWVVTEFSGMTVTDAYKAQTMATLLQGVTTIVVTMLLWTVLV from the coding sequence ATGTTATTTGCAGTAATTACTCTTGGTGTTGTACTCATTGTTCTATTGACGGCTGTTTTCAAAGTTCATCCATTTTTGTCTTTGTTACTTGGTGCATTTTTTGTCGGAATAGCTTCTGGTATGCCTTTATTAACAGTTGTTGACAGTGTAAATGAAGGATTTGGCGGACTGATGAAGTCGATTGGAATTGTCATTGTTGCCGGAACAATCATTGGTGTTATTTTAGAAAAATCTGGTGCGGCATATCGTATGGCGGAAGTCGTTTTACGGTTGATTGGAGAAAAGCGACCTCAACTGGCAATGTCACTTATCGGGTATATTGTATCAATTCCAGTTTTCTGTGATTCAGGATTCATTATATTATCAAGTTTGAAAAAAGCACTTGCGAAACGGGCGAAAGTTGGGATTGCATCGATGTCAGTTGCACTCGCAACCGGTTTGTATGCAACACACACATTAGTACCCCCAACACCTGGACCAATTGCTGCAGCTGGTAACATTGGTGCGGCAAATTATTTAGGAACTATTATTTTAATGGGCCTTTTCGTTGCGATTCCAGCGGTCATTGTCGGTTATTTCTGGGCAGTTAAAGTGGCATCTAAAATCAAAGTGCCAGAAGATACAGAGGAAGGCGGTCTGAATTACGAAGAAATTGTGAAATCATTCGGAGAAATGCCTTCTACTTTCAAGGCGTTCCTACCGATTGTCCTGCCAATTATTTTGATTGGAATCGGATCAATTGCAGCTCTTACGGGTGAAGTTACAGGCTTTATCAACTTCTTACGATTTTTAGGAGCACCATCTGTTGCACTTTTATTCGGTGTATTAGCAGCGTTTATGTTACTTCCTAAATTTAATGAAGAGACGTTATCAGGATGGATTGGTGAAGCACTGAAACAAGCTGCGCCAATTCTTCTCATCACGGGAGCAGGAGGAGCATTCGGAAAAGTTATTTCAAATTCAGGTGTTGCCGATCTTATCGCAAACATGAATATGGATGCGTTAGCAGGTGGTGCATTGTTCCTCCTTATTCCGTTTATCATTGCAGCGGCATTGAAAACAGCCCAAGGCTCTTCGACTGCCGCACTTGTCATCACGTCAACATTAATAGCACCACTGCTGCCTTCATTTGGCATTGAAGGCGCAATTCCACTTGCGCTTGTAGTCATGGCAATTGGTGCTGGAGCAATGACTGTCAGCCATGTGAACGATAGCTTCTTCTGGGTTGTCACTGAATTTAGTGGTATGACAGTAACAGATGCGTATAAAGCGCAAACGATGGCAACGCTTTTACAAGGCGTAACAACGATCGTAGTTACGATGTTGCTATGGACTGTTCTAGTGTAG